A DNA window from Actinomadura coerulea contains the following coding sequences:
- the rfbB gene encoding dTDP-glucose 4,6-dehydratase yields MRLLVTGGAGFIGSEFVRATLRGELPGTAGAHVTVLDALTYSGNPQNLAPVAGHPRYQFVHGDTCDPDAVDAAVAGQDAIVHLAAESHVDRSIDTATPFVRTNVLGTQNMLEAAQRHGVGRFVHVSTDEVYGSIAQGSWTEDAPLLPNGPYASAKAGSDLLALAWHRTRGLEVVVTRCTNNYGHHQFPEKVIPLFVTNLLDGRRVPLYGDGRHRRGWLHVSDHCRALDLVLRSGRPGEVYHVGGGKELSNEDLTSLLLEACGAGWEMVDHVPDRQGHDRRYALDTTKIEERLGFAPRVRFEDGLEATVEWYRANRAWWEPLKAGLRKTPGPMLRSPR; encoded by the coding sequence ATGAGACTCCTGGTCACCGGGGGCGCCGGGTTCATCGGCTCGGAGTTCGTGCGGGCGACGCTGCGCGGCGAGCTGCCGGGCACGGCGGGCGCGCACGTCACCGTGCTGGACGCGCTCACGTACTCGGGGAACCCGCAGAACCTGGCCCCGGTCGCCGGGCACCCCCGCTACCAGTTCGTGCACGGCGACACCTGCGATCCGGACGCGGTCGACGCGGCCGTGGCCGGTCAGGACGCGATCGTCCATCTCGCCGCCGAATCGCACGTGGACCGCTCGATCGACACCGCCACGCCCTTCGTGCGGACCAATGTGCTGGGCACGCAGAACATGCTGGAGGCGGCCCAGCGGCACGGCGTCGGCAGGTTCGTGCACGTGTCCACCGACGAGGTCTACGGCTCGATAGCCCAGGGGTCGTGGACGGAGGACGCCCCGCTGCTGCCCAACGGGCCCTACGCGTCGGCCAAGGCCGGGTCGGACCTGCTGGCGCTGGCCTGGCACCGGACCCGCGGCCTTGAGGTCGTGGTCACGCGGTGCACCAACAACTACGGCCACCACCAGTTCCCGGAGAAGGTGATCCCGCTGTTCGTGACCAACCTGCTCGACGGCCGGCGGGTGCCGCTGTACGGCGACGGGCGCCACCGGCGCGGCTGGCTGCACGTGTCGGACCACTGCCGCGCGCTCGACCTGGTGCTGCGGTCCGGCCGTCCGGGCGAGGTGTACCACGTCGGCGGCGGCAAGGAACTGTCCAACGAGGACCTGACGTCCCTGCTGCTGGAGGCGTGCGGCGCCGGATGGGAGATGGTCGACCACGTCCCCGACCGGCAGGGCCACGACCGCCGGTACGCGCTCGACACCACCAAGATCGAGGAACGGCTCGGCTTTGCTCCGCGCGTGCGCTTCGAGGACGGGCTGGAGGCGACCGTCGAGTGGTACCGCGCGAACCGCGCCTGGTGGGAACCGCTGAAAGCCGGTCTCCGGAAGACGCCGGGGCCGATGCTCAGGTCGCCTCGCTGA
- a CDS encoding class I SAM-dependent methyltransferase: MTSTNHRDPRSLARESDQERDVRERLTRLLRDTPIPPEYLIDNLALYLRRHQLTDLLCMDALYRMILDVPGVIMEFGVLHGRHLATLTALRGCHEPYTSVRRVIGFDTFTGFPDVADVDRAGPNAVAGRFAVGEGYPDHLREVLDAHESGEPFAHVRRTAVVEGDVRETLPRYLADNPETVIALAYFDLDLHAPTRAALEAIRPYLTKGSVLAFDEIAYSKWPGETAALREAVGLDAVTLRTLPGREPPVTYLRWGE; this comes from the coding sequence GTGACCTCGACGAACCACAGGGACCCGCGCTCGCTGGCACGCGAGTCGGACCAGGAGCGCGACGTGCGCGAGCGGCTCACGCGGCTGCTGCGCGACACCCCCATCCCGCCCGAGTACCTGATCGACAACCTGGCCCTGTACCTGCGGCGCCACCAGCTCACCGATCTGCTGTGCATGGACGCGCTCTACCGCATGATCCTCGACGTCCCCGGCGTGATCATGGAGTTCGGCGTGCTGCACGGGCGGCACCTGGCCACGCTGACCGCGCTGCGCGGCTGCCACGAGCCCTACACCTCGGTGCGGAGGGTCATCGGGTTCGACACCTTCACCGGCTTCCCCGACGTCGCCGACGTCGACCGGGCCGGGCCGAACGCGGTGGCCGGCCGGTTCGCGGTGGGCGAGGGGTACCCCGACCACCTGCGCGAGGTGCTCGACGCGCACGAGTCGGGAGAACCCTTCGCGCACGTCCGGCGGACCGCGGTGGTCGAGGGCGACGTCCGCGAGACCCTGCCGCGCTACCTCGCCGACAACCCGGAGACCGTGATCGCGCTGGCCTATTTCGACCTCGACCTCCACGCGCCGACCCGCGCCGCGCTGGAGGCGATCCGGCCCTACCTGACCAAGGGCAGCGTGCTCGCCTTCGACGAGATCGCCTATTCCAAGTGGCCGGGGGAGACGGCCGCGCTGCGCGAGGCCGTCGGCCTCGACGCGGTGACGCTGCGCACCCTTCCCGGCCGGGAGCCGCCCGTCACGTACCTGCGCTGGGGCGAGTAG
- a CDS encoding metallopeptidase TldD-related protein — protein sequence MRLAELAVEAGKDADAYVAVVDEAATAHARWAGNALTSSGLTADTRLTVIAVTSDGSGTAAGVVTHRGAVDEDAVRAVVAAAERAARTATPAADARPLLTGDAVPPSPDWGEPAPAPAESAGGLARFAGGLAATFERARAERRLLYGYAEQRQHTTWLASSTGLRLRHVQTAGLVDLTAKSEDGVASTWSGTGAADLGGIDPLAAYEGLGERLGWARRRVELPAGRYEVLLSPSCVADLMLRLYRAAGAKDAVDARTVFRGPDGGTRIGERLTGAPLTLRSDPGEPGLRCAPFVAARGSADVAQVFADTVSVFDNGLPLRPTEWIRDGVLTGLVQTRHSAELTGLPVTPQVGNLVLEGPGEGRALADLVAATRRGLLVTSLWYVRDVDPRTLLLTGLTRDGVYLVEDGEVVGEANNFRFDESPVGVLGRVAEIGRTEPALPRERDDSTPRTAMPALRVDGFTMSAVSEAT from the coding sequence GTGAGGCTCGCGGAGCTGGCCGTGGAGGCCGGGAAGGACGCCGACGCCTACGTGGCGGTCGTCGACGAGGCCGCCACGGCGCACGCGCGGTGGGCGGGCAACGCGCTGACGTCGAGCGGCCTCACCGCCGACACGAGGCTGACGGTGATCGCTGTGACCTCGGACGGGAGCGGCACCGCGGCCGGCGTCGTCACGCACCGCGGCGCGGTGGACGAGGACGCGGTGCGGGCCGTCGTGGCGGCGGCCGAACGGGCCGCGCGCACGGCGACGCCCGCCGCCGACGCCCGTCCCCTGCTGACCGGCGACGCCGTGCCGCCCTCCCCGGACTGGGGTGAGCCCGCGCCGGCGCCCGCGGAGTCGGCCGGCGGCCTCGCCCGGTTCGCCGGCGGCCTCGCCGCGACGTTCGAGCGGGCCCGCGCGGAACGCCGCCTGCTGTACGGCTACGCCGAGCAGCGGCAGCACACGACCTGGCTGGCGTCCTCCACCGGACTGCGGCTGCGCCACGTCCAGACCGCGGGCCTGGTGGACCTGACCGCCAAGTCCGAGGACGGCGTCGCCTCGACGTGGAGCGGCACCGGGGCGGCCGACCTCGGCGGGATCGATCCACTCGCCGCGTACGAGGGCCTGGGCGAGCGTCTCGGCTGGGCGCGCAGGCGCGTCGAGCTCCCCGCCGGACGCTACGAGGTGCTGCTGTCCCCGTCGTGCGTCGCCGATCTCATGCTGCGGCTGTACCGCGCGGCCGGGGCGAAGGACGCCGTCGACGCGCGCACCGTGTTCCGCGGCCCTGACGGCGGGACCCGGATCGGCGAGCGCCTGACCGGCGCGCCGCTCACGCTGCGCAGCGACCCGGGGGAGCCGGGCCTGCGCTGCGCGCCCTTCGTCGCCGCCCGGGGCTCCGCGGACGTCGCGCAGGTGTTCGCGGACACCGTCTCGGTGTTCGACAACGGGTTGCCGCTCCGGCCGACCGAGTGGATCCGCGACGGCGTCCTCACCGGCCTGGTCCAGACGCGCCACTCCGCCGAGCTCACCGGGCTGCCGGTCACGCCGCAGGTCGGCAACCTGGTGCTGGAGGGCCCGGGGGAGGGCCGGGCACTCGCCGACCTCGTCGCGGCCACCAGGCGCGGGCTCCTGGTCACGTCGCTGTGGTACGTCCGCGACGTCGACCCCCGGACGCTGCTGCTCACCGGGCTCACCCGCGACGGCGTCTACCTGGTGGAGGACGGCGAAGTGGTGGGGGAGGCGAACAACTTCCGCTTCGACGAGAGCCCGGTCGGCGTGCTGGGCCGGGTGGCGGAGATCGGCCGCACCGAACCCGCCCTGCCCAGGGAACGGGACGACTCCACCCCCCGGACCGCCATGCCCGCTCTCCGGGTGGACGGCTTCACGATGTCGGCGGTCAGCGAGGCGACCTGA
- a CDS encoding NDP-hexose 2,3-dehydratase family protein encodes MIQPGVNGSRIRRPRTEAGMAGANAGSALRAAPSEESELGRRLAASAECRHRPAEDVLEWLDERRRRVPVQVTRIPFERMAGWSFAPESGDLVHESGRFFTVGGIHARTDYGATPEWRQPIIYQQDVAIVGILAKEIDGVLHFLMQAKIEPGNVNTVQLSPTVQSTSSNYLRTHRGARSRFVEYFTEPGRARVLVDVLQSEQGAWFWAKRNRNVVMEVTGEVEPHEDFAWMTLGQILDLLHHPNIVNMDSRTVLACLLSAAPSMGARPDDGASAVFAEAYASGGDPLLSPAQVRSWLTERKSAYTLTTRAVPLDSVDGWERGAEAIRRPDGRYFSVVGVEVHAGNREVSDWCQPLLEPCGTGLAALVVRRIHGVRHLLARADLRPGCRDTVELGPTVQCTPENYAEAPAERRPRYLDLVLSRAVQVKYDVVQSEEGGRFRRALTRHLVVEVGGGFPLQPPPDFCWLTVPQAMALARQSYQVNIEARSLLLCLHAM; translated from the coding sequence ATGATACAGCCGGGCGTGAACGGCAGCCGGATCAGGCGGCCGCGGACGGAGGCGGGCATGGCGGGTGCGAACGCGGGCTCTGCGCTGAGGGCGGCGCCGAGCGAGGAGTCCGAGCTGGGCCGGCGGCTCGCGGCGTCGGCCGAATGCCGGCACCGCCCGGCCGAGGACGTCCTCGAATGGCTGGACGAGCGCCGCCGCCGCGTCCCGGTCCAGGTGACGCGCATCCCGTTCGAGCGCATGGCCGGATGGTCGTTCGCCCCGGAGTCGGGCGACCTCGTGCACGAGAGCGGCCGCTTCTTCACCGTGGGCGGCATCCACGCCCGCACCGACTACGGCGCCACCCCCGAGTGGCGGCAGCCGATCATCTACCAGCAGGACGTCGCGATCGTGGGCATCCTCGCCAAGGAGATCGACGGCGTCCTGCACTTCCTGATGCAGGCCAAGATCGAGCCCGGGAACGTGAACACGGTGCAGCTGTCTCCCACCGTCCAGTCCACGTCGAGCAACTACCTGCGCACGCACCGCGGCGCCCGGTCCCGGTTCGTCGAGTACTTCACCGAGCCCGGGCGGGCCCGGGTGCTGGTCGACGTCCTGCAGTCCGAGCAGGGGGCGTGGTTCTGGGCCAAGCGCAACCGGAACGTCGTCATGGAGGTCACCGGCGAGGTGGAGCCGCACGAGGACTTCGCCTGGATGACGCTCGGCCAGATCCTCGACCTCCTGCACCACCCCAACATCGTGAACATGGACTCCAGGACCGTCCTGGCCTGCCTGCTGTCCGCGGCCCCGTCCATGGGCGCGCGGCCGGACGACGGAGCCTCGGCCGTCTTCGCGGAGGCGTACGCCTCCGGCGGCGACCCCCTCCTCTCGCCGGCGCAGGTGAGGAGCTGGCTCACCGAGCGCAAGTCCGCGTACACGCTCACGACGCGCGCGGTCCCCCTCGACTCCGTGGACGGATGGGAGCGGGGCGCCGAGGCGATCCGCCGTCCCGACGGCAGGTACTTCAGCGTCGTCGGGGTGGAGGTCCACGCGGGCAACCGGGAGGTGTCGGACTGGTGCCAGCCGCTGCTCGAACCCTGCGGTACCGGGCTGGCCGCCCTCGTCGTCCGCCGCATCCACGGCGTCCGGCACCTTCTCGCCCGCGCCGACCTGCGCCCGGGATGCCGCGACACCGTGGAGCTCGGCCCCACCGTGCAGTGCACCCCCGAGAACTACGCGGAGGCGCCCGCCGAGCGGCGCCCCCGGTATCTCGACCTCGTCCTCTCCAGGGCCGTCCAGGTGAAGTACGACGTGGTGCAGTCAGAGGAGGGCGGCCGGTTCCGGCGGGCCCTGACCCGCCACCTCGTGGTCGAGGTCGGCGGCGGCTTCCCGCTCCAGCCGCCTCCCGACTTCTGCTGGCTCACGGTGCCCCAGGCGATGGCGCTGGCCCGCCAGAGCTACCAGGTCAACATCGAGGCCCGCAGCCTGCTGCTCTGCCTGCACGCGATGTGA
- a CDS encoding acyltransferase family protein, which translates to MGAAAPDPASDRPRKFIPELEGLRGAVVLLVVLGHTGVATSVQGWSYMHSTGNGIWAIMLNRVAVAFPIWFVMTGYLLYRAFALYTLTGERRPNVKRYFWRRALRILPAYWVLTITALLVLNRDSIHGAWEVIRPLLLLQIWEHGAIPMGMMHTWSNANDFLFYLAMPVFAWLLHRYARRAETHEARIRRLLVPLAVPVFIGFGFFTWLHFPQFRDDPMKLWPTQYFWPMSYMGWLSVGMMLAVLSAAAETRPDAVPRVYRLIGRHPGKLWLGALGIFVLACLSPLADYRLVDYVPAPAAAADYWLFLAFSVAVFAPLTVPGVRFKVAGAMLDNSLLRFFGRISYSVYLWHIFVYAKFVGPLFAPEIGGYWEVLGVELALCVMVGYASYIVVEKPFHMLRPRLGKAPVELSVAVSTPAEARAAAPAEAGAVRAPRDAQA; encoded by the coding sequence GTGGGAGCCGCCGCACCCGATCCGGCATCGGACCGGCCTCGGAAGTTCATCCCGGAGCTCGAAGGACTGCGCGGCGCCGTCGTGCTGCTCGTCGTCCTCGGCCACACCGGAGTGGCGACCAGCGTGCAGGGCTGGAGCTACATGCACTCCACGGGGAACGGCATCTGGGCCATCATGCTGAACCGGGTGGCCGTCGCCTTCCCGATCTGGTTCGTGATGACCGGCTACCTGCTGTACCGCGCGTTCGCGCTGTACACGCTCACCGGTGAGCGCAGGCCGAACGTCAAGCGCTACTTCTGGCGCCGGGCGCTGCGGATCCTGCCCGCCTACTGGGTACTGACGATCACCGCTCTCCTCGTGCTCAACCGGGACAGCATCCACGGCGCCTGGGAAGTGATCCGCCCGCTGCTCCTGCTCCAGATCTGGGAGCACGGCGCCATTCCCATGGGGATGATGCACACCTGGAGCAACGCCAACGACTTCCTGTTCTACCTGGCCATGCCGGTGTTCGCCTGGCTCCTCCACCGGTACGCGCGGCGCGCCGAGACGCACGAGGCCCGCATACGGCGGCTGCTCGTGCCGCTGGCCGTCCCGGTGTTCATCGGCTTCGGCTTCTTCACCTGGCTCCATTTCCCGCAGTTCCGGGACGACCCGATGAAGCTGTGGCCGACGCAGTACTTCTGGCCGATGAGCTACATGGGCTGGCTCTCCGTCGGCATGATGCTGGCCGTGCTGTCCGCCGCCGCGGAGACGCGCCCCGACGCGGTGCCGCGGGTGTACCGCCTGATCGGCCGGCATCCGGGCAAGCTCTGGCTGGGGGCCCTCGGCATCTTCGTCCTGGCCTGCCTCTCCCCGCTCGCGGACTACCGCCTGGTGGACTACGTGCCGGCGCCGGCCGCGGCCGCCGACTACTGGCTCTTCCTCGCGTTCTCGGTGGCCGTCTTCGCGCCGCTGACCGTGCCGGGCGTCCGCTTCAAGGTGGCGGGCGCCATGCTGGACAACTCGCTGCTGCGGTTCTTCGGCCGGATCTCCTACAGCGTCTACCTCTGGCACATCTTCGTGTACGCCAAGTTCGTCGGGCCGCTGTTCGCACCCGAGATCGGCGGCTACTGGGAAGTCCTGGGCGTCGAACTGGCGCTGTGCGTGATGGTCGGCTACGCGAGCTACATCGTGGTCGAGAAGCCGTTCCACATGCTCCGGCCGCGGCTGGGCAAGGCGCCGGTCGAGTTGAGCGTCGCCGTCAGCACGCCCGCCGAGGCGCGCGCCGCGGCGCCCGCCGAGGCGGGCGCGGTGCGCGCCCCCCGGGACGCGCAAGCCTGA
- a CDS encoding ABC transporter permease, with amino-acid sequence MTTSQPMTRARGPLAAPGERPPRAGALSASMTFGWRALLKIKHSPNQLVDALMLPVIFTLSFTYLVGGAIAGSPGRYLHFFLPGVMVMAVALTTAYTGIVLNQDVDQGVFDRVRSLPVWQSSVLVGAMLGDVVRYAVASVVPLLLGLALGFRPDGGVGGVVLALLFLQLFAFCLAWIGTFVGVSVRTPTAAQTLSWTLLFILVVASNVMVPQQTMPGWLEGLIKVNPISVATTAMRGLMDGTATAGQMGWAFLACAVLVAVFAPLTMYRYGRGRH; translated from the coding sequence ATGACGACGTCCCAGCCCATGACTCGCGCGCGGGGGCCGCTGGCGGCGCCCGGCGAGCGTCCCCCGAGGGCCGGCGCGCTGTCGGCGTCGATGACGTTCGGGTGGCGCGCGCTGCTGAAGATCAAGCACTCACCGAACCAGCTGGTGGATGCCCTGATGCTCCCGGTCATCTTCACGCTCTCGTTCACCTATCTGGTGGGCGGCGCGATCGCCGGGTCGCCCGGCCGCTACCTGCACTTCTTCCTGCCCGGCGTCATGGTCATGGCGGTGGCCCTGACGACGGCGTACACCGGGATCGTGCTGAACCAGGACGTCGACCAGGGGGTGTTCGACCGGGTGCGGTCGCTGCCGGTGTGGCAGTCGTCGGTGCTGGTCGGGGCGATGCTGGGGGACGTGGTCCGGTACGCGGTGGCGTCGGTCGTGCCTCTGCTGCTGGGGCTGGCGCTGGGGTTCCGCCCGGACGGCGGCGTGGGCGGCGTGGTGCTGGCGCTGCTGTTCCTCCAGCTGTTCGCCTTCTGCCTCGCCTGGATCGGAACCTTCGTCGGGGTCAGCGTGCGGACGCCGACCGCGGCGCAGACGCTGAGCTGGACGCTCCTGTTCATCCTCGTCGTCGCCAGCAACGTCATGGTGCCGCAGCAGACGATGCCGGGCTGGCTGGAGGGGCTGATCAAGGTCAATCCGATCAGCGTCGCGACGACCGCCATGCGGGGGCTGATGGACGGCACCGCGACCGCCGGCCAGATGGGCTGGGCGTTCCTGGCCTGCGCCGTCCTCGTCGCGGTCTTCGCGCCCCTGACCATGTACCGGTACGGCCGCGGCCGGCACTGA
- a CDS encoding class I SAM-dependent methyltransferase, with the protein MSASERDAAFGPKHAEVYELTYRHRGKDWGEEAAAVARRIRARRPGARSLLDVACGTGAHLEAFRAGFDHVEGLELSPAMRERAVRRLPGVAVHGGDMRDFALGRAFDAVTCLYTAIAYLPTVAAMRAAVRTMAGHLLPGGVLVVEPWWPPERFIEGYVGADLVRDGDTVVARVSHSTRRDRAALMDVRWLVGRPAGVSEFRTLEAFTMFTADEFTAAFEDAGCGVEHEEAGLNGYGLFVGVRRG; encoded by the coding sequence GTGTCCGCCTCGGAGCGCGACGCCGCCTTCGGCCCGAAGCACGCCGAGGTCTACGAGCTGACGTACCGGCACCGCGGCAAGGACTGGGGCGAGGAGGCGGCGGCGGTCGCGCGGCGCATCCGGGCGCGCCGCCCCGGCGCGCGGTCCCTCCTCGACGTCGCCTGCGGCACCGGGGCCCACCTGGAGGCGTTCCGGGCGGGCTTCGACCACGTCGAGGGCCTGGAGCTCTCGCCCGCGATGCGCGAGCGCGCCGTGCGGCGGCTGCCGGGAGTGGCCGTCCACGGCGGCGACATGCGGGACTTCGCCCTCGGCCGCGCCTTCGACGCCGTGACGTGCCTCTACACCGCGATCGCCTATCTGCCGACCGTCGCCGCCATGCGCGCCGCGGTCAGGACCATGGCGGGCCATCTCCTCCCCGGCGGGGTGCTCGTCGTCGAACCCTGGTGGCCGCCGGAGAGGTTCATCGAGGGGTACGTCGGGGCCGACCTGGTACGAGACGGCGACACCGTGGTCGCGCGGGTCTCCCACTCGACCCGGCGGGACCGCGCGGCGCTGATGGACGTGCGCTGGCTGGTGGGACGCCCCGCGGGCGTCAGCGAGTTCCGCACCCTGGAGGCCTTCACCATGTTCACCGCGGACGAGTTCACCGCGGCGTTCGAGGACGCCGGATGCGGCGTCGAGCACGAGGAGGCCGGCCTGAACGGCTACGGCCTGTTCGTCGGGGTCCGCCGCGGCTGA
- a CDS encoding metallopeptidase TldD-related protein: MRRGMDASFSALPLESLADAALGRAAGLGAGHASFRLDRVRTARLLLRDGVLGGGQDTTETGLAVRLWHRGVPGFAAAPELTPRAAAGAAEQAVAVARACSAVGGGSGEPVGEPVHRDTAWISSYRVDPFEVPERDRIALLADWSRRLLAAPGVEHVLAFLTLVRENKFYADLAGTVTAQQRVRVHPLFFVQGADPRGGGTATLRTLGPPTARGWEYLGGDGWDWERELAELPAHLAAKLRARPVRPGRYDLVIDPSNLWLTVHESVGHTTEMDRALGHEASSTGTTFLTPDGLGSHRYGSPLMNVTADRTAEHGLATVGFDDEGVAAQSWSLVRDGVLTGFQHDRRTAGLAGLGRSNGCSFAESAMHVPLPRMPNVGLRPAPGGPSTGDLIAGIEDGIYLAGSDSWSIDMRRQNFQMTAQRCHRIRNGRLDGQLSGVAYRASTTEFWSALTALGGEDTYRLFGADLCGKGQPMQVAAASHGCPAAVFEGIEVVDTGAEGLS, from the coding sequence GTGCGACGTGGAATGGACGCCTCGTTCTCCGCCCTCCCGCTGGAATCCCTGGCCGACGCGGCGCTCGGCCGCGCGGCCGGGCTGGGGGCCGGGCACGCGTCCTTCCGCCTCGACCGCGTCCGCACGGCGCGGCTGCTGCTGCGCGACGGCGTCCTCGGCGGCGGGCAGGACACCACGGAGACGGGCCTGGCCGTGCGGCTGTGGCACCGCGGCGTGCCCGGCTTCGCCGCCGCCCCCGAGCTGACGCCGCGCGCCGCCGCCGGGGCCGCCGAGCAGGCCGTGGCCGTCGCGCGCGCGTGCTCGGCGGTCGGCGGCGGCTCCGGTGAGCCGGTCGGCGAGCCGGTGCACCGCGACACCGCGTGGATCTCCTCGTACCGGGTCGATCCCTTCGAGGTGCCCGAGCGGGACCGCATCGCGCTGCTGGCCGACTGGAGCCGGCGGCTGCTGGCCGCGCCCGGCGTCGAGCACGTGCTGGCCTTCCTCACCCTCGTCCGGGAGAACAAGTTCTACGCCGATCTCGCGGGCACGGTGACCGCCCAGCAGCGGGTCCGGGTCCACCCGCTGTTCTTCGTCCAGGGCGCGGACCCGCGCGGCGGCGGGACGGCGACGCTGCGCACCCTCGGACCACCGACGGCCCGGGGCTGGGAGTACCTGGGCGGCGACGGCTGGGACTGGGAGCGCGAGCTGGCCGAGCTGCCCGCGCACCTGGCCGCCAAGCTCCGCGCCCGCCCGGTCCGGCCGGGCCGCTACGACCTGGTCATCGACCCGTCCAACCTCTGGCTGACCGTGCACGAGTCGGTCGGCCACACCACGGAGATGGACCGCGCGCTGGGCCACGAGGCGTCCTCGACCGGCACGACGTTCCTCACCCCGGACGGGCTCGGCTCCCACCGGTACGGCTCGCCGCTGATGAACGTCACCGCGGACCGCACGGCCGAGCACGGCCTCGCGACGGTGGGCTTCGACGACGAGGGCGTCGCGGCGCAGTCCTGGAGCCTCGTGCGGGACGGGGTGCTCACCGGCTTCCAGCACGACCGGCGCACCGCGGGGCTGGCGGGCCTGGGGCGCTCCAACGGCTGCTCGTTCGCCGAGTCCGCGATGCACGTGCCGCTGCCGCGGATGCCCAACGTCGGGCTCCGGCCCGCGCCCGGCGGACCGTCCACCGGCGACCTCATCGCGGGGATCGAGGACGGGATCTACCTCGCCGGCTCCGACAGCTGGTCGATCGACATGCGGCGCCAGAACTTCCAGATGACCGCCCAGCGGTGCCACCGGATCCGCAACGGCAGGCTGGACGGCCAGCTGAGCGGGGTCGCCTACCGGGCCTCCACGACGGAGTTCTGGTCGGCGCTGACCGCGCTCGGCGGCGAGGACACCTACCGGCTCTTCGGCGCCGACCTGTGCGGCAAGGGCCAGCCGATGCAGGTGGCCGCGGCCAGCCACGGCTGCCCCGCGGCCGTGTTCGAGGGGATCGAGGTCGTCGACACCGGCGCGGAGGGGCTGTCGTGA
- a CDS encoding aldo/keto reductase, with product MPHPGEFRVPLGSTDLRIGRLGLGTVNFGGRVDGADARRLMDHALASGINLVDTADIYGWRVYKGHTEEVIGNWLAARPDRRDEVVVATKVGGPMSDDPGDRGLSARHIVAACEASLRRLNTDRIDLYQMHQVDRSVPWDEIWLAMELLLGQGKIRHVGSSNFAGWDIALAQETAARRRVPGLASEQCVYNLVTRHAELEVIPAATALGLGVLVWSPLHGGLLGGVLRKKAEGTAVKSAQGRAVEALQEHAAAIAEYERFCADIGRDPAEVGLAWTLSRPGVTGVLIGPRTPAHVDGAVRALEKPLTEEETDRLDVLFPPVGRGGPAPAAWMS from the coding sequence ATGCCCCATCCCGGAGAGTTCCGCGTACCGCTGGGTTCCACCGATCTGCGGATCGGCCGCCTCGGCCTCGGCACCGTGAACTTCGGCGGCCGCGTCGACGGGGCGGACGCCCGCCGCCTCATGGACCACGCGCTGGCGAGCGGGATCAACCTCGTCGACACCGCGGACATCTACGGCTGGCGCGTCTACAAGGGGCACACCGAAGAGGTGATCGGGAACTGGCTCGCGGCGCGTCCGGACCGCCGGGACGAGGTCGTCGTGGCCACCAAGGTCGGGGGCCCGATGAGCGACGACCCGGGCGACCGCGGCCTGTCGGCGCGGCACATCGTCGCGGCGTGCGAGGCCTCCCTGCGCCGGCTGAACACCGACCGGATCGACCTGTACCAGATGCACCAGGTGGACCGGTCGGTCCCCTGGGACGAGATCTGGCTGGCCATGGAACTGCTGCTCGGCCAGGGGAAGATCCGCCACGTCGGCTCCTCCAACTTCGCCGGCTGGGACATCGCCCTCGCCCAGGAGACCGCCGCCCGCCGCCGCGTTCCTGGGCTCGCCTCGGAGCAGTGCGTCTACAACCTCGTCACCCGGCACGCGGAGCTCGAGGTGATCCCCGCGGCGACGGCCCTCGGGCTCGGGGTGCTGGTCTGGTCGCCGCTGCACGGCGGCCTGCTCGGCGGCGTACTGCGCAAGAAGGCGGAGGGAACCGCGGTCAAGTCCGCCCAGGGGCGCGCGGTCGAGGCGCTGCAGGAGCACGCGGCGGCCATCGCCGAGTACGAGCGGTTCTGCGCGGACATCGGGCGGGACCCCGCCGAGGTCGGCCTCGCCTGGACGCTGTCCAGGCCGGGGGTGACCGGAGTCCTCATCGGCCCGCGCACCCCGGCCCACGTCGACGGCGCGGTCCGGGCCCTGGAAAAGCCCCTGACCGAGGAGGAGACCGACCGGCTGGACGTCCTCTTCCCGCCCGTCGGCCGGGGCGGACCGGCGCCCGCCGCGTGGATGAGCTGA